DNA sequence from the Ramlibacter agri genome:
GCGGCAGCTGGTCTACCTCGACTCCCTGATGCTGGACTCCGGCAAGAGCATCTTCTCCAGCTTCCCGGACGACGTGGTGCAGCAGCGGCTGAAGGCCATTCGCGACACGGGTGGCGGCGTCGGCGCCGCCGCGCCCCTTTCCCCCGCGGCCTTCGGCGTCAAGCAGCCGGCCGACAGCGAATGGGTGACCCGGCGCATGACGCCCCAGCCGGTCGGAACCTACCTGCAGCCCCTGGTGCTGCGGCATCCGGTGGGCAACGGGCGTCCCAAGACCTACATCGAATGCACCGACGGTCCCATTGCCACGCTGGAGCCCACCAAGGCCCGCATCCGCGCCGATGCCTCCTGGACCGTGCGAACGCTGGCGACGGGCCACGATGCCATGATCAGCGCGCCGGATGCGCTGACCGACATGTTGCTGCAATTGGCGATATGAGCTTATGCCGATAAGCAAGTGAAAACTCGGTCGTTCCCTTAGGCGGCTGCGGTTCGCAGAATGCCCAGACACAACAAATGCCTGGAGCACCCATGACGATCCGCCGCCAATTCCTCCAACTGTCCGCGCTCGCGCTGCTGGGCGCCACCGCCGGCATCACCGCGGCGCCGGCGCTCGCGCAGCAGCAGCCCGTCACGCTGCTCAACGTCTCCTACGACCCGACGCGCGAGCTGTACGTCGACTTCAACCAGGCTTTCGCCAAGTACTGGAAGGGCAAGACCGGCCAGGACGTCACCATCAAGCAGTCGCATGGCGGCTCGGGCAAGCAGGCCCGCTCGATCATCGACGGCCTGGAAGCGGACGTGGCCACACTGGCGCTCGCGGGCGACACCGACGCGCTGGTCAAGAACGGCGGCTGGGTCGCCGCTGACTGGCAGAAGCGCCTGCCGCATAACGCCTCGCCCTACACCTCCACCATCGTGCTGGTGGTGCGCAAGGGCAACCCGAAGAACATCAAGGACTGGGACGACCTCGCCAAGCCCGGCGTCAGCGTCATCACGCCCAACCCCAAGACCTCCGGCGGCGCCCGCTGGAACTACCTGGCCGCCTGGGAATACGCCAAGCGCAAGTACGGCGGCGACGCGCAGGCCAAGGAGTTCGTCGGCAAGGTCTACAACAACGTGCCCGTGCTGGACACCGGCGCCCGCGGCTCCACCATCACCTTCGCGCAACGCGGCCAGGGTGACGTGCTGATCGCCTGGGAGAACGAAGCCTTCCTGCTGGAGAAGGAATTCGGACCCAAGTTCGACGTGATCGCGCCTTCCATCAGCATCCTGGCCGAACCCGCCGTGACGGTGGTCGACAAGGTGGTGGACAAGCGCGGCACCCGCGCGATCGCCGACGAGTACCTGAAGTACCTGTACACCGAGGAAGGCCAGGACATCATCGGCCGCAACTTCTATCGCCCGGCGATCTCGCAGAAGGCGCAGGCCAAGTACGCGAAGCAGTTCCCCAAGCTGAACCTGTTCACGATAGCCCAGGCCTTCGGCGGCTGGACCCAGG
Encoded proteins:
- a CDS encoding alpha/beta fold hydrolase, which codes for MKRRNLFAAAAAATAFMGVRAATPASARNFVLVHGAWHGGWCWTHVGDRLRAQGHRVFTPTLTGLGERRHLISAQVNLDTHIDDVVNLIEFEELQDVVLVGHSYAGIVITGVADRIAPRLRQLVYLDSLMLDSGKSIFSSFPDDVVQQRLKAIRDTGGGVGAAAPLSPAAFGVKQPADSEWVTRRMTPQPVGTYLQPLVLRHPVGNGRPKTYIECTDGPIATLEPTKARIRADASWTVRTLATGHDAMISAPDALTDMLLQLAI
- a CDS encoding sulfate ABC transporter substrate-binding protein; protein product: MTIRRQFLQLSALALLGATAGITAAPALAQQQPVTLLNVSYDPTRELYVDFNQAFAKYWKGKTGQDVTIKQSHGGSGKQARSIIDGLEADVATLALAGDTDALVKNGGWVAADWQKRLPHNASPYTSTIVLVVRKGNPKNIKDWDDLAKPGVSVITPNPKTSGGARWNYLAAWEYAKRKYGGDAQAKEFVGKVYNNVPVLDTGARGSTITFAQRGQGDVLIAWENEAFLLEKEFGPKFDVIAPSISILAEPAVTVVDKVVDKRGTRAIADEYLKYLYTEEGQDIIGRNFYRPAISQKAQAKYAKQFPKLNLFTIAQAFGGWTQADKEHFADGGSFDQIYTKK